The Fusarium falciforme chromosome 10, complete sequence DNA segment CCTGTGGAGGATACGACTGCTGCGGGGTCGCGTAAGGATAGGGCTGATTCGGTTGCTGTCCCTGGGGCGCATAACCGTAGGGCTGCTGAGCAGGATAGCCCTGCTGTTGCTGGCCCTGAGGCGCCTGCCAATACGGAGGTTGTCCAGACATAGTTCTTGGTACGAGTGTTGATGGTGATCAAATGTGAATAGCGGAACAAGATGTGCAATGATGCTCGAACGCAGCGCTATTAAGTCGAACGATGAGGCGTTAACTGCGGAGGAGGCCTCCCCTGGCGGGTTGCCTCACAGGGACTAGACTGAGCTGTAAGCCTTGCATGTCACCCAACGTCACAGTAAGGCGTTTTGTCGATTAAGTCACATTTAGCCTATTCGATTAAGGTTAGCTCGAAGCTTGTTTAGCTTGTGTGGCGCCTTGTCGTGCTTGTGTCGCAGCACTGCCCCTCAACCAAGTCAGGCAGAACCGAGGCGCAGAAGCGGAGAAGCAGATCAGGACCTGGTTCCCTGTCTTGACCTCTATCATTGCAGATACCTTATTCGACCTTGTCTGCctggatatgatgctatgatgcgCATCACGAAAACTACCCGCTGGTCGGAGAAGACAGGGATGGCTCAGTGATGCAGCCCCAACCAGCCATGCCATTAGCTCGGCTCAGCGCGGGCTGACACTGGGAGAGCCCATGAGCCAATGTCGCACCTAATCTTGACCGACTCCAAAAAGAAATCCGTCTTCTCGATGACAGGAAACCCCCACTCGGCCGTGTCTTTCAGTGCCTCGGCCTCCGGGCAGCGGACTTGGTGGGCAGTATCAGCCCAGCGCGGTTCTTGGTAGTTGCATTGAATGCTTAACACAATCATTCAGCTATCGATATGCCATTATTCTTGTTGGATTAGAGATAGTCAATAGTTAAGGCACTTAATGGAACATGATGTAAGGGTCAAAGAATAAGTTAGAGGCtgtatcttttttattttccgataattctttaatatctcaGGACAGTTTTTTAACATTATAGGATTGATTTTACATAGTAGGATCATAAGATACTTGTGGATATCTGCTGAATATGAGTAGCTATTCTCAGTTACGTGCCAAATAGGGAGCCAAGTACTAGTAGAACGGCGGGTGATTCTTTTCAGAATTTTCAAGTCTCTCCCAACTTGTGCATTACGCCAGTTATCGTTGGAAAGTATGGCATTGCTTCGAATTGATGCCAAAATTCCGTCGCCAGTCAAATGTGACTCTAGAGGCCGCAGCTGAGGCGAGGATAAAGACCAATGACAAGAGAACATCGGATTTACTCCCCTCACAGCTAACCTTGGCATCGGGTTTATCTGACGCGTCAGCGCGACAGGCTTATACACATGTGAATTGATGGCTTTGGTGCATCAGCAACTTCAACTTGACGCAAGGGAAGCTCCCATGCCGATCATATTCTCTTGGCATGCAGTTGCAGATGATGTGTCTTAGATGCCAGCCACGACAATTACGAGGCATTTTCTGAATTCATCTGCAAGGAAAACCTGTATTGAGTTGTTAACTCGCGTATAATACAGAACGAGTGAACGTGTGTCCCATCATCGAAAATCATCTCCATCGAGCCTCATTGCATCTCTGTCCAGCAGCTGCACTAACAACAAGCATGCGTTTTGCTCTTATTGTCATTTCTACCCTCTGGGCGGCCACGTTGGCCAGTCCAACTCCTCATCCCCAAGGCACCTGGGAAATTCTATCCCCTATCCCCATCGCACCACGACAGGAACACTCAGTCGCTGCCCTCTCGGACACCACTCTCGCCATTATCGGTGGGATCATCCCAAATCCAGACGGAGAGGGTATCAATACAACCTCGATCGTACAGCTTTACGACATCCCCTCCGACACGTGGCGATCAGTTGCTCCGGTGCCTATCCAAGTCAATCACCCTAACGTTGCGGCGGTTGACGGCAAGATCTATCTCTTGGGTGGACTTTCTGTCGCCTCTGACGGTGCTTGGAGAGCCTTCTCGGACTCTTGGGTCTACGATCCTGACCGAGACGAGTGGTCGTCGCTAAATCCAATTCCAGATGCTGAGGAGAGGGGAAGTGCCGCTGTGGGCGTTTATGGAGGCACCATTTACATGGCGGGAGGCATGCGCACCTTGGTTCCAGGAGGCCCAGGCGGAGAGCAAGATACTGTCGACTTTGTGTCTGCCTTTGACACAGTCTCGTCAATGTGGATCAATCTTCCCAAGCCGGCGAAGAAAATTCCCGAAGGACGAGATCATGCCGGTGTTTCTGTCGTAGGAAAGAAGTTCTACATTCTCGGGGGAAGACTCCGAGGCCAGCACAACGTAAAAGACACCGCCTTCATCCTCGATCTCAAAAACCTACACAAGGGATGGACCACCAGCGAGGCAAGAATGCCCACTCCCCGTGGAGGTGTTGTTTCAGGCACAATCGGGTGTGAGGTTTACATCATGGGAGGCGAGGGCAACACGGCCGCCGGAGCAGAAGGCGTCTTTGATAACGTCGAGGTGTTTGACACTAAGTCCGAGACTTGGAGGAAGCTCGATGCCATGAGGCTTCCCAGGCACGGAGGGTCGGCTGTGGCGGTCAATGAAGGAATCTACCTTCCTGGAGGAGGCACGAGACTGGGTGGTTCTCCTGTTGATGTTTTGGATGTTTATTGGCCGTGAAGTCTGGATGCTCTCTGTCTGGAACTGATCTTCTTTGTATTAGATTTCTATGATAGGTACTAAATTCgcgctatattattatacttagagataaaacttaagtatattaaaaaaattttttatttttaaagctAAGTTTTTATGACTTTAAGctgagctattataaagtaagtgCTAAGgctcttattaaaattaagatttaattatttttataattttaatatataattatatattattaaaaataattttcttatatataagagttatttcttagtcttagtcttattatatctaagttaagttattaactaataaggGCTATAGCAGAGCTCTGGTGCCCCACCCTACCCATTTGCTACCCTGTAGTATTTGTCCCCACGAGCGGCGCAGATCACTTTGAGTATCTGCCCAAGACAACTGCGGTCCAGGTTGACCAATCTCGGGTTCTAATAAATGCCGCGGACATAGAAATCAATCATCACATCAGAACTCGCGGAACACCGCCAGGCAAGCGGTCCGTAACATCGGGTCATATTCCTTGTAGGCGGACGCAAACCATAGCACAGTTTCTCCGTCTCTGTCGCTCTTAAAGCGGGGGTCTCAGGTCTACTGATTTAGCATCAATGAGCCTTAGCGGCATGCCAGGTGTGTCGTGGGACCATCCGCGGACCCCGATTCCGGTTACCCAAAGACAGCACAGCAGTGAAGTCAAGTATAAAGCACCTGTGCAAACTTCAAGAACAGTGCATTCCCTTTTCAACCCGCATCACAGCATTTCTTCTACACCCTCCCTTTACCGGCCCAACTCCTTTTAGCCCAATTACGAGAACAATTCAAGATGGCGTCCCCGCAACCCTTTGCCAACAAGGTTATCGCCATCACCGGCGCCGGCAGTGGAATCGGCCGCGCCACCGCTCTCTACCTAGGCCAGCGGGGTGCCTCCCTCGCTATCTCAGATGTTAACAAGGCCTCCGTGGATGCCGTCGCTGCCGCAATCCACGCTGAAGTCCCTGGCGCCAAGGTCATCGCCTCGGCTGTGGACGTGAGCAAGGCCGATCAGGTTAAGTCGTGGATTGAGAAAACCGCTGCCGAGTTCGGTAAATTGGACGGCGCTGCCAATATTGCTGGCACGGGTGGCAGTGAAGAGCCTGTTCCCCTGGACGCCCAGACTGATGACGGCTGGAACTTTGTCCTTAATATCAACCTCGCGGGCACAATGTACTGCCTTCGCGAGGAGCTTCGGGTGCTTTCTGAAGGCGGATCAATCGTGAACACCTCGAGCGTGCTGGGCTTGCGCAGCTCGCCTACTCCAGGAGGCAGCCCGTATGTTACCAGCAAGCACGGCGTACTCGGATTGACCAGGACCGTCGCGAGAGAGTATGGCCACAAGAACATCCGTGTCAACTGCGTCAACCCGTGAGTTAAATCAAGTCTGGCCTGAGGATGAGAGCAAAGCTGACTACTCATGGAAAGAGGTGCGATTGCCACCCCCATGATGGGTTCGTATGACGGTCAACAGAATCCCTTGCCCGAATACATTCAGCCCCCTATCGCTAGATGGGGAGCTCCCCAGGAAGTCGCGCAATTGATTGGGTTCCTGCTGGGAGACGAGTCTCGCTATATTAGCGGGACTTCGGTTGTTATTGATGGAGGATTGCTTTGTTAGCTTTGAAACTCAGTGGGGGTTTAGCCATAAGGGCTAGAGTAGTGAAGTTATAGATAGAAATCTAAGCCATGTCTCGCTTGCAAGAACTAATCGATTCTTTCTCCACGACCGATGTTCTGCCGCCTAGATGCCTAAAAATTGGCATAATTTGTCCAGGTGCAGCCACAAGAGCTTGGCATAATGACCTACGGCGTGTGATTAAGTCACCAAGAAGGAATTGACTCCATCAGGACCGTGACTGGTATTAGCTCAATGTAGAACCTCGAAGAGCTGTGTGGATGAAGTACGTTGGAGAGGGAGGGAAAACGAAAGGGTGCAAAACCAGTGAGTTTCAGCCCGCCAGCCCAACCCGACCAAACTCAATTCCTCGTCGGCCCTGCTGTAACCTCTGTTGGCTCCGACAGAAAGCCTCCGTCTGGCCTTCCGTGCACGTTTGTGGAGCCTTGGCAAGTCTCGTCATCCCAAAGGGCGGGATGGCCCGTAAGCAAAGTTGAGCCACTAGGCAACTTGTCATGTAGATATATGGACCAGGAGAGGCCATCGTTTATCCGATTTGAAGAGAAGCAAATTCTTGGTAGCCGCTCTTTGCCTGCTCTAGCTACCCAAGGGCTCGAAGAGATATCATAGCCTCTCTGCGTTTGCTATGTCCGGCTAGCAATCCAAGTTAAAAATGCCGGACGGTCCGGTCTCATACCGACGATCTCTGTTGTTATCGGCCTCGTCACCACCCTCATCCCTGTGGGCGAAGTCGTCACCGGCTGTGCTCCCAACATGCTCCAGCCCTCTCTTAGTGATGCCACGGTTTCCTAGATATCTACTGGATCATGATCGTCGATACCACGCTCTGTGGGCGGGGCGATATGTGTCGTTTGCATCTTCTCACTCGCCGAAGCCTCGTTCCGCTCCAAGCGTCCGAGATCAATTTTTCAGAACACTCTCTATGATTGAGACAAGAGAGTCACAGATTCTCGAGCCGCCAGTGGGGCATGTCGAGGGTTGTCGAAATGGATGGGGGTTTGCAGCTTGGCCCAGGTAGAGGCCGACGCCTATTGAGGCAGTCATTCACCTACGTCGACACTGTTACTGTGCCCATAGTTACTATGTTGGCACAAGACGAATGCCTTGGGGGATCATCTGACGCTTTAGGTGCCGAGGCACTGAGTAAGATACATCCAACAACCATGCTAGAGTTCCATTGACATGTCTTGTGTTGCTGAGTTCTAGAGAATTCGGCCTCGCCCGGCTCTACTGCGTGCCAAACCTATCATATATACCCCAATAACTGGGCATTGTACTCCTGCAATACCTTACGATAAACTAGGACGATACTGCTGATGGTTTGGAGGACGGCTGCCTCTGGCGTACAAGAATGATTGAGGGGTGTTGTCAGATATTGAGATGAATTGTGTGTGTATTTCTTTCTGTGCGTCCCTTCTCCTTTCAGGGCTCAAGCGAGGTTATACATGCCTTTTCTACGAGATGTGGAATCATCTTGAGTGGCGATATTCCCATGGCTAATTCGTCCTCTTCCCGCAGCTTCCAATAGCTTCCTTTTGCCACATATTCAACAATTTTGGACGGGTCGTTATCAGCAACAAATATCATGACTGACGTACGCTTGAGTCAAGCACAGTTCGGCGCAGGGGCCAGGCTCGGGCACAGGAACCGGACTTGAGTTTGAAAATTGCGCCGAGGCGCCGTTCCTTACCGACCCGAGGTTGGCAAGACCTTTCAACTACTTGCTGCCGAAGGAGGGGATGTGTATTTTGTACATGGGCCAGCACCGCGACGGCGATCAGCTGAGATTCAGACGCCTGGTCCTAATCCACCAGTGCTCCTTCCGATGTCCAGAAGCCGCTAAGAAGGCCTACCTCGGGGGCAACCCAGATCTCAGCCCCACAGATGTGATGCAGAGTCTTGGAGCCGGGGGCCCCGGACCCCGTGGGGTATTCAGATGCATCTATGTTACTAATTAAATTTCATCGCTTCGGTCTGCGCCGGGGCCATCTTGTAAAGCTAACAGGTTGTCGATCCTGGAGTTGACGGGGCTGCTCTAGTGGCGGAAGAGAGGGGTTCTGAGACGAGACATCCGCGGACACCGAGGCGGAAAGGCAACCCAGTGGCATTGGGATATTTAAGTAGATTCTACACGGAATAATGAGTACATGTACAACAGAAACATCATTTAGTTCTAGTTCAAGGCCCTTTCACAGTCAAGACCACAACAGCAGCCAACACTTCCATCATGTCAACCGACAACCCCAAGTCTCCTACCGTCGTCTTCGATGTTGTCATAGTCGGAGCAGGAATCTCTGGCATCAACACAGCATACCATATCCAGAAGGGGGCGCCCCAGCCCACGTCCTATACTATACTCGAGGCAAGAGACAACATCGGAGGCACCTGGGATCTATTCAAGTATCCTGGCATCAGATCCGACTCGGACATTTTCACTTTCGGCTTCCCATGGAGTCCCTGGGATAGAGATGGAGTTCTGGCGCCCGGATCTGAAATCGCCAATTACATGACCGAATCTGCTGCGAAATTCGGCATCGATAAAAAGATCTGCTTCAATCACAAAGTTGTCTCTGCGAACTGGTCCTCCAAGCAGAGTCTCTGGGTGTTGGATGTCCAAACGAGGGAAGGCCACTCGACCATACACGCTCGGTTCCTAGTCCTAGGTACGGGATACTACGACTACGATGAGCCTCTCCAAGCTCACATACCGGGAATCAAAAACTTCCAGGGCCCTGTGATCCACCCACAGTTCTGGCCGGAGAACCTTGACTACACCAACGAAaacatcgtcgtcatcggcagCGGCGCCaccgccatcaccattgttcccgccatggccgagaaggccaagcaCATCACTATGCTTCAACGCAGCCCGACCTACGTCGGCTCGGTTTCCCAACACGACAGCTTGGCCAAGCTGGAGAGTTTTGTTCTGCCATCAAGGCTTGCTTGGAGTGTCACACGATTTCGCCACATGATCGTTGACTATCTGTTCTATTACTTCTGCATTTTCTTCCCCGAATTTGCCCGATCACTCATCCGCGGCGAGACGGCGAATCTTCTTCCATCGTCTGTTCCTGTCGATCCGCACTTCGAGCCGCGCTACCAGCCTTGGAGGCAACGCTTCTGTGCTTGCCCCGACGGCGACTTCTTCGCTGCCTTGAGGTCCGGGAAAGCAAGCGTGGTAACTGATACTATCAAGGAGGTGACGGAGAATGCGATTCAACTGGACTCTGGAGAAACCTTACGGCCAGACATGATCATTACCGCCACCGGTCTCAAGCTGCGATTGGCTGGCGGCATCCGTGTGTCCGTGGATGGTCAGGCTGTGGATTTTTCGAAAAAGTTCCTCTGGAAGGGCTTCATGCTTCAGGACCTCCCGAACCTAGCGCTTGTTCTTGGTTATGTAAACGCGTCCTGGACCTTGGGGGCCGAGGTAACTGGAAAGGCCGTCGTGCGCATTCTCCACCAAATAAAGCGAGAGTGCGCTTTGAGCGCCACACCCCGTCTGGAACACCCAGAGCGAATGCAGCCGCGGCCTTTGTTCCAAATCTCGGCTACGTATGTGCGAGACGCAGACTCCAAATTTCCCCAGGGAGGCACGGGCCCGTGGGCGCACAGGTGGAATTATCTGCCTGATTACTGGAAGTCGGTCTGGGGAGACATCAAGACTGGATTGGAGTATTCTTGATTCACTCGTTGTCCAGAGAAGACTCCCGCAATATTCAATGTGTACGCAAACATTGCTCCATGCTATGGGCCGTCAGATGTGCTTGGAATTGATTTTCGTCAGAAACAGAGAAGCCAATAGAAATGCCACTGATACAGTGCCCATGGAGGTGCTTTGAGAACTGATGATCGTAATTGCCGTATTATGGTGAGAATGAAGAGACAGGGGATCGAAGAAGAGATCTCCGGGAGCTGTGGTACGTGCCTGCGTAACAAGCGGCCAATTTCACGACAGGATACAGCTTAAACAAGATTAACAACCTGCTTCTTTGCCGTAAATCGTCCATCGCCTGCCATCCATATATGCGCTTGCATCAAGATAACAATCGCGAACCAGCTGGTGGCAGGGGTGCATGCCCCGGCCGGGCATATGTCGTATAACCTTACCGCCAGCGAAGACGAGGATCTCGTCGTTGGCCGGGTACGTGAGCCCCAGGGAACAGGGGCTAGCCCCACGCTgccgcccttcttcttctgatcTGCCACCCTCTTTCTGGGGAACTCGTCGCAGTGGGGCCTCAATATCGTTGCATCCATGGAAAGGCCCGGGGACTCTGGCAGTATCACCACAAAGGGTTCGTCAAAAAGTTCGTCGCCAGTCGTTACCAGACGCACTCTCCGAGTCTCTAGCAAGGGCATGCCAGTGACAAAAGACGTCAAACTGGTGGTTCTCGGCCGGGTACATCATTCCAGCGGATGTACGACAGGCAGGTATGTTTTCTTCAAAGACCGTATTGGAGGTTCAAACTTCCAGCACGGACGTTGTGTAGAGGCAGCCGTGTTGTAAATCGAACTAGGGTCCCAGCAAAGGTTAAGGATTGGGAAGAGTCCGCTGCCTAGGATGGGAGCCTGGAGAATGGGCGGGTGCGAGGGCTTGCCGTGTCGAAAAGATGCCAGCAGTCTCTGGGTTCGCGGTTAGACCCGGGCCCAGCGATCAGCGGCGACGGTTCGATTGTACAGTGTCCGATGCTTGGTTGATTGTTTGATTTCCTTATCCAAAGCACTGACCGTCGACGATCCAGTTTCATGCACTGCATCATGCTGCGTTGCTGCCTGGAGCCCGCGGACTCCAGGCGGCATTCTTGATGTACGGATTTCTGAGGAGACAACATCGACGTGTCCCGCTCGCTGCGTCCGTAGTTCGCTACAAAGAGACATCATTGCGGGGAAGCATGCCCCCCGGAGCCCGCGGACTCTGGTCAAACGGCGTGACGAAGCCAAAAGACTTCTGCCGCATGGAGTAGCTATCAAATTGTGTGCTGGCCCTTGCAAGGGGTGATGGCACAAAGTCTCAAGAGAAAGATGTCAATAAAACACCCGGGCCAGTCCCTGGTGCGGTGGGAGCCATCACTGCTTGTTCCTCACCGTATGCTAGACTCGAACACTgatatatcttaaagatGCACTCTTTGTGGTCGAGGCAGCCTTTCAAGGCTATGTATATTCTGTTTATTATACCGCCGGCCATGTTACTAGCTGTTGCCCATGCCGTGTTCGCGAACCTGATGCGATTCAGTCGTCCACACCCTTCCTGGTCGTTCCGGCAGGCGTTTGCTCTGCGGCTCGTCAAAGCCCTTGTCAAGCACCAATCTGCACTCCGCATGCCAGCACCGCTTTCTCTCGAGCCTGGATCAGAGGGTGACAGATTCGTCGTTGTGTCCCCAGCAGCCCCGGCGCGGTTCAAAGGCCCAACTGACGGAGTTGCCATCCAACCAGGAAAGGTCGGCGGGACCTGGTCTCCGGCTCCCATACCCGCACTGCCGAGGGCACAGCAGGATCAAGTCGTGGCCCTTCACTTTCACGGCGGTGCGTATGTAGCGGGCGACGGCCGGGACAACGACATGGGATTCCTTTCTCGAACACTGCTTCAGAATACGCCATGCACGCACATCTTTACCCCACAGTACAGGTTATCTAACAACCCAGGGGGCCGGTTCCCCGCTGCTCTCCAAGACGCCATCTCCTCATACTCTTACTTGGTTCACGAGCTTGGAATCGCGCCATCCAGGATCGTCTTGAGCGGCGACTCTGCTGGTGGTAACCTCGCACTAGCTCTGCTACGCTACGTATCTAGCTTTGGTTCCGAGGCCGACTTGCCGTGGCCACGCGCCGTGATGCTGTGGTCTCCGTGGGTTGACCTCGCCTTGGCCAAGGGCCCAAAAAATGCCGAGGCGCTCCCAAACTATTCCTCGGATTACATTCACAGCAGTTTCGGTGTCTGGGGCGTCGAGGCGCTCACAGGTGACGGGGCCGTATCAGCGATGGATCCATACATTTCTCCTGTATATAGCCCCTTTCGAAGTGAATCACCAATATGGGTACACGTCGGTGGGAAGGAATTGCTATTTGGCGAAATCATGAGGTTACTGGAGGGTTTACGCGGCGCTGGGACTAGCGTTGAATTAGCTGTCGAGGATCTTGCCCCCCACGATATCCTCAACTCGGGCCCCTTGTTGCAGTTTGAAAAGGAGGCGGTGCTGGGCGCCAAATTAGCCGGCGAGTTTCTTGGGCGTATTACTGGTTAGAAGGGGACGATGCGTATCTTAGACACCTTGACTAATTCATTCGATCTTCTGgttcagttaacccatcaagggccgggcttcaactataataagaacacattgtcaacacatcGACTAATTCATTCTTTCGGTGGGAGAATGGGTTTTCTGCCCATGAGAGAAATACCTAGCTATACGGTGCTACAAGGCTATCAGATCTCGCCGCAAGGAATCACTGTTCCTCTCGGCCGTCCCCTTCTCTTTATTTCACGGCGGGATCCTCTTCGCCGCCACAGACTTTAGGACTAAGAAAGCGCTTACATGGTAGATAGTTAACTCGGTACATCAACCGTAGAACATATTGTCCTCAAATGCTGAAGGGATCAAATTTGTATTCATTCTTGTCCAGCTTCCCGCGTAACAATCTCTGACATACTGGAGGCCATGATCCTCATGGTTGAATCTAATCCTAAAGAATGACCTTCTGAAGACGGGCATAGGCTTTCTGCGGCTTTCGGGTAACACCAGTAATCGCCTCATATCCTGAGAGCTCCGGCGGACAAGGCAAAAGCTCAAAGTTCCAAATGATGAGCGTGAAGATGAGTCGCATCTCCACATACGCCAGCTTTCTCCCGTAGCAGCCACGCGTACCCAAGCCAAAGGTCAGCGATGGCCCAGAGAGAGCATCGAATGTGGGGTTCCCGTTCTCATCCTGCATCCAGCGTTCGGGCGTGAAAGCAGCCATGTCGGAAGTCTCATCCCAGGCGCGAACCCGGCCCTCAACGCCGACCTTTTGGGAGCTTTCACTGCGAAGTTTATCATCTATCTTGAAAGCCGGCTCGAGCATGCTGGGTCCCATGCCCAGCAGCCAAAGCTCGGTGCCTTTTGGGATGGGGTGGCCGAGGATCTCCGTGTCCACCGTGGCAACCCTCTGGACGCCGTCCGATGTGCCGCTGAGGCGAACTATTTCCTCAATAGTTGCGTCAAGGTAAGGGGCCACGTTGGGCCTCATGATCTCGGCAGTAGTTGGGTTTCTTTTCTCAGCAAAGGCATCGGGATGGGCGACTTGGAGGGCAGTGCGTAGCTTCCTTTGGGCGTCTTGGTGGTCAGCCAGGAATTTGATGCCCCAGACGATAGTCGTGCTCGTGGTATCGTGCCCGGCAACTATGAGTACAAAAACCTGAACAGGAGCGTTAGAATAGAGATGGCATGGGTAATGTTCGCAAAGGCTTACCTCGTCAATCATGTGGTCGGTGTAGTACTGGGGTTCGCGGCCTTCCTTGGCAGCGGTCAACTTTTCCCGGC contains these protein-coding regions:
- a CDS encoding 3-oxoacyl-acyl-carrier-reductase, coding for MASPQPFANKVIAITGAGSGIGRATALYLGQRGASLAISDVNKASVDAVAAAIHAEVPGAKVIASAVDVSKADQVKSWIEKTAAEFGKLDGAANIAGTGGSEEPVPLDAQTDDGWNFVLNINLAGTMYCLREELRVLSEGGSIVNTSSVLGLRSSPTPGGSPYVTSKHGVLGLTRTVAREYGHKNIRVNCVNPGAIATPMMGSYDGQQNPLPEYIQPPIARWGAPQEVAQLIGFLLGDESRYISGTSVVIDGGLLC